A section of the Lepus europaeus isolate LE1 chromosome 19, mLepTim1.pri, whole genome shotgun sequence genome encodes:
- the KCNJ14 gene encoding ATP-sensitive inward rectifier potassium channel 14 isoform X1 — protein sequence MGLARALRRLSGALESGDSRAGDEEEAGPGLCRNGWAPAQSPVGRRRGRFVKKDGHCNVRFVNLGGQGARYLSDLFTTCVDVRWRWMCLLFSCSFLASWLLFGLAFWLIASLHGDLAAPPPPAPCFSQVASFLAAFLFALETQTSIGYGVRSVTEECPAAVAAVVLQCIAGCVLDAFVVGAVMAKMAKPKKRNETLVFSENAVVALRDRRLCLMWRVGNLRRSHLVEAHVRAQLLQPRVTPEGEYIPLDHQDVDVGFDGGTDRIFLVSPITIVHEIDSASPLYELGRAELARADFELVVILEGMVEATAMTTQCRSSYLPGELLWGHRFEPVLFQRGSQYEVDYRHFHRTYEVPGTPVCSAKELDERAEQASHSPKSSFPGSLAAFCYENELALSCCQEEEEEEEPKEGSEAEQEEGAASPRVLTPTLALTLPP from the exons AtgggcctggccagggccctgcgCCGCCTGAGCGGCGCCCTGGAGTCGGGGGACAGCCGGGCGGGCGATGAGGAGGAGGCCGGGCCGGGGCTGTGCCGCAACGGCTGGGCGCCGGCGCAGTCGCCGGTGGGCCGGCGGCGCGGGCGCTTCGTCAAGAAAGACGGGCACTGCAACGTGCGCTTCGTGAACCTGGGCGGCCAGGGCGCGCGCTACCTGAGCGACCTGTTCACCACGTGCGTGGACGTGCGCTGGCGCTGGATGTGCCTGCTcttctcctgctccttcctcgcctcctggctgctcttcgGCCTGGCCTTCTGGCTCATCGCCTCGCTGCACGGCGACctggccgcgccgccgccgcccgcgccctgCTTCTCGCAGGTGGCCAGCTTCCTGGCCGCCTTCCTCTTCGCGCTGGAGACTCAGACGTCCATCGGCTACGGCGTGCGCAGCGTCACCGAGGAGTGCCCGGCCGCCGTGGCCGCCGTGGTGCTGCAGTGCATCGCCGGCTGCGTGCTCGACGCCTTCGTCGTGGGCGCCGTCATGGCCAAGATGGCCAAGCCCAAGAAGCGCAACGAGACGCTCGTCTTCAGCGAGAACGCCGTCGTGGCGCTGCGCGACCGCCGCCTCTGCCTCATGTGGCGCGTCGGCAACCTGCGCCGCAGCCACCTGGTCGAGGCCCACGTGcgggcccagctgctgcag CCCCGCGTGACCCCGGAGGGGGAGTACATCCCGCTCGACCACCAGGACGTGGACGTGGGCTTTGACGGAGGCACCGACCGCATCTTCCTGGTGTCTCCCATCACCATCGTGCACGAGATCGACTCCGCCAGCCCGCTGTACGAGCTGGGACGCGCCGAGCTGGCCCGGGCCGACTTTGAGCTCGTGGTCATCCTCGAGGGCATGGTGGAGGCCACGGCCATGACCACGCAGTGTCGCTCGTCGTACCTCCCTGGCGAGCTGCTCTGGGGCCACCGTTTTGAGCCGGTCCTCTTCCAGCGTGGCTCCCAGTACGAAGTCGACTATCGCCACTTCCACCGCACCTACGAGGTCCCGGGGACGCCTGTGTGCAGCGCCAAGGAGCTGGACGAGCGGGCGGAGCAGGCTTCCCACAgccccaagtccagcttcccCGGCTCCCTGGCTGCGTTCTGTTACGAGAATGAACTTGCTCTGAGCTGCTgccaggaagaagaggaggaagaggagcccaAGGAAGGGAGTGAGGCAGAGCAAGAAGAAGGGGCTGCCAGCCCCCGGGTTCTCACTCCGACCCTGGCGCTGACCCTGCCCCCGTGA
- the KCNJ14 gene encoding ATP-sensitive inward rectifier potassium channel 14 isoform X2, whose translation MTATARAGPYSVLSLEEAGPGLCRNGWAPAQSPVGRRRGRFVKKDGHCNVRFVNLGGQGARYLSDLFTTCVDVRWRWMCLLFSCSFLASWLLFGLAFWLIASLHGDLAAPPPPAPCFSQVASFLAAFLFALETQTSIGYGVRSVTEECPAAVAAVVLQCIAGCVLDAFVVGAVMAKMAKPKKRNETLVFSENAVVALRDRRLCLMWRVGNLRRSHLVEAHVRAQLLQPRVTPEGEYIPLDHQDVDVGFDGGTDRIFLVSPITIVHEIDSASPLYELGRAELARADFELVVILEGMVEATAMTTQCRSSYLPGELLWGHRFEPVLFQRGSQYEVDYRHFHRTYEVPGTPVCSAKELDERAEQASHSPKSSFPGSLAAFCYENELALSCCQEEEEEEEPKEGSEAEQEEGAASPRVLTPTLALTLPP comes from the exons atgaccgcgacggccagggctgggcc ATATTCTGTCCTATCCCTT GAGGAGGCCGGGCCGGGGCTGTGCCGCAACGGCTGGGCGCCGGCGCAGTCGCCGGTGGGCCGGCGGCGCGGGCGCTTCGTCAAGAAAGACGGGCACTGCAACGTGCGCTTCGTGAACCTGGGCGGCCAGGGCGCGCGCTACCTGAGCGACCTGTTCACCACGTGCGTGGACGTGCGCTGGCGCTGGATGTGCCTGCTcttctcctgctccttcctcgcctcctggctgctcttcgGCCTGGCCTTCTGGCTCATCGCCTCGCTGCACGGCGACctggccgcgccgccgccgcccgcgccctgCTTCTCGCAGGTGGCCAGCTTCCTGGCCGCCTTCCTCTTCGCGCTGGAGACTCAGACGTCCATCGGCTACGGCGTGCGCAGCGTCACCGAGGAGTGCCCGGCCGCCGTGGCCGCCGTGGTGCTGCAGTGCATCGCCGGCTGCGTGCTCGACGCCTTCGTCGTGGGCGCCGTCATGGCCAAGATGGCCAAGCCCAAGAAGCGCAACGAGACGCTCGTCTTCAGCGAGAACGCCGTCGTGGCGCTGCGCGACCGCCGCCTCTGCCTCATGTGGCGCGTCGGCAACCTGCGCCGCAGCCACCTGGTCGAGGCCCACGTGcgggcccagctgctgcag CCCCGCGTGACCCCGGAGGGGGAGTACATCCCGCTCGACCACCAGGACGTGGACGTGGGCTTTGACGGAGGCACCGACCGCATCTTCCTGGTGTCTCCCATCACCATCGTGCACGAGATCGACTCCGCCAGCCCGCTGTACGAGCTGGGACGCGCCGAGCTGGCCCGGGCCGACTTTGAGCTCGTGGTCATCCTCGAGGGCATGGTGGAGGCCACGGCCATGACCACGCAGTGTCGCTCGTCGTACCTCCCTGGCGAGCTGCTCTGGGGCCACCGTTTTGAGCCGGTCCTCTTCCAGCGTGGCTCCCAGTACGAAGTCGACTATCGCCACTTCCACCGCACCTACGAGGTCCCGGGGACGCCTGTGTGCAGCGCCAAGGAGCTGGACGAGCGGGCGGAGCAGGCTTCCCACAgccccaagtccagcttcccCGGCTCCCTGGCTGCGTTCTGTTACGAGAATGAACTTGCTCTGAGCTGCTgccaggaagaagaggaggaagaggagcccaAGGAAGGGAGTGAGGCAGAGCAAGAAGAAGGGGCTGCCAGCCCCCGGGTTCTCACTCCGACCCTGGCGCTGACCCTGCCCCCGTGA